Below is a window of Humulus lupulus chromosome 2, drHumLupu1.1, whole genome shotgun sequence DNA.
ACATCTATAAATCTCCACCTCCACCATCACCTTCTCCACCTCCCCCTTACATCTATAAATCTCCACCTCCACCTtcaccatcaccaccaccaccatatgtCTACAAGTCTCCTCCaccaccatcaccatcaccaccACCTCCTTATGTGTACAAGTCTCCACCACCGCCTTCTCCATCCCCACCTCCACCATACATCTACAAGTCACCACCACCACCTTCACCATCACCACCGCCACCATATGTCTACAAGTCCCCTCCACCACCTTCACCATCCCCACCACCTCCTTACATCTACAAGTCTCCACCTCCACCTTCTCCATCACCGCCACCACCATATGTCTACAAGTCCCCACCACCACCATCACCGTCACCGCCTCCACCATATGTCCACAAGTCTCCACCACCTCCTTCACCGTCACCACCACCTCCCTACATCTACAAGTCTCCACCACCACCGTCACCCTCACCACCACCACCTTATGTATACAAGTCACCTCCTCCTCCATCACCATCACCTCCCCCTCCTTACATTTACAAATCACCACCACCTCCATCCCCATCACCACCCCCTCCCTATATCTATAAATCTCCACCTCCTCCATCCCCGTCACCTCCTCCTCCATATGTTTACAAGTCTCCTCCACCACCCACGCACTCTCCTCCACCTTACTACTACAGGTCTCCACCACCACCCAGTGGCTACTAAGTAAACAAAGCAGCGTTTCTACATTCGTTCGAGAAAAGAAACATTACAGAAATAAAAGGGTGCAATTTAACTGCTTGACCCTCGCTCATACATTCAAATTTCTTTTTGCACATGGATTGATTTGTTGTCCGTGATTtcttatacatatattttttattttcttttccttttttaattaattgagcgttgaattgaattcatattaattgACGTCTTATTAGACCTAATGTAATACGCATGTGCTTCTGTACGGTTCAATATACTGAAATTTAACACAAGAGAATTCTCCCCTCTTAACCTCCCT
It encodes the following:
- the LOC133816860 gene encoding extensin-2-like; translation: MVNFWPHLACALALCLMATNVAARDYKPYSYTSPPPPPTSYYYSSPPPPYLYKSPPPPSPSPPPPYVYKSPPPPSPSPPPPYVYKSPPPPSPSPPPPYIYKSPPPPSPSPPPPYVYKSPPPPSPSPPPPYIYKSPPPPSPSPPPPYIYKSPPPPSPSPPPPYIYKSPPPPSPSPPPPYVYKSPPPPSPSPPPPYVYKSPPPPSPSPPPPYIYKSPPPPSPSPPPPYVYKSPPPPSPSPPPPYIYKSPPPPSPSPPPPYVYKSPPPPSPSPPPPYVHKSPPPPSPSPPPPYIYKSPPPPSPSPPPPYVYKSPPPPSPSPPPPYIYKSPPPPSPSPPPPYIYKSPPPPSPSPPPPYVYKSPPPPTHSPPPYYYRSPPPPSGY